Proteins encoded by one window of Candidatus Neomarinimicrobiota bacterium:
- a CDS encoding thioredoxin family protein: protein MVLLNDSVREEIKKRFVELVNPVKIVNFTQMIECDYCGDTRRIMEEVAGLSDKISLEVFNFIEDKDQAAAYHIDKIPATVVMGERDVGIRFYGIPSGYEFVTLLEDIVMVSEGDSGLAESTRQKLAALTDPVHLQVFVTPTCPYCPRVVHLAHQFALESDKVVADMVEVIEFPHLGQRYGVMGVPKTVANEQSAAEGALPEAQFLERVLMAAGKGARA, encoded by the coding sequence ACCCGGTTAAGATCGTCAACTTCACCCAGATGATCGAATGCGACTACTGTGGAGATACCCGCCGGATCATGGAAGAAGTGGCTGGCCTGTCCGACAAGATCAGCCTGGAAGTGTTCAACTTCATTGAAGACAAAGACCAGGCCGCAGCCTACCACATCGATAAGATCCCTGCTACGGTGGTCATGGGCGAACGGGATGTGGGTATTCGCTTTTATGGCATACCCTCGGGGTATGAATTTGTGACCCTCCTGGAAGACATAGTGATGGTTTCCGAAGGTGATTCGGGACTCGCCGAGTCCACGCGTCAGAAACTAGCCGCTTTGACTGATCCGGTTCATTTGCAGGTGTTTGTCACTCCTACCTGCCCCTACTGTCCCCGGGTGGTGCACCTGGCGCATCAATTTGCCCTGGAAAGCGATAAGGTGGTGGCTGATATGGTGGAGGTCATCGAGTTTCCTCATCTGGGCCAGCGATACGGCGTGATGGGTGTCCCGAAAACAGTGGCCAATGAGCAAAGTGCGGCGGAAGGGGCGTTGCCCGAAGCCCAGTTTCTGGAGCGGGTGCTCATGGCGGCGGGGAAAGGCGCCAGGGCGTAA
- the ychF gene encoding redox-regulated ATPase YchF, translating to MALQCGIIGLPNAGKSTIFNALTASQVPAESYPFCTIDPNVGVVPMPDERLEQLARIYQPAKVTPATVEFVDIAGLVRGASKGEGLGNQFLAHIRKVDAMIHVVRCFEDPDISHVEGSIDPVRDAGIVEMELLLKDLESIEKRLARVKKPAVSGDRIAAEELAALQKVQQGLDSGHLASTMDLSKAEGNLIRPLFLLTCKPILYVANVGEAEMERGDRSPQIQALFDFAARENNRAIRLCGQLEQEIALLDDPEKAAFVEEYHLGEAGLTKLIHAAYDLLQYQTFFTCNPNEARAWTFHRGATAWDAAGTVHTDFQKGFIKAEVFHYDDLVRLGSEKAVKEAGVAGLEGKDYQLRDGDVIYFKFTG from the coding sequence ATGGCCCTGCAGTGCGGTATCATCGGGCTGCCCAATGCGGGCAAGTCCACCATTTTTAATGCCCTGACAGCTTCGCAGGTACCCGCCGAGAGCTACCCCTTCTGCACTATCGATCCCAATGTGGGAGTAGTGCCCATGCCCGACGAGCGTCTGGAGCAGCTGGCCCGCATATATCAACCCGCCAAGGTAACCCCGGCGACGGTGGAGTTTGTGGACATCGCCGGACTGGTCCGGGGCGCCAGCAAAGGCGAAGGCCTGGGCAACCAATTCCTGGCTCACATTCGGAAAGTGGACGCCATGATCCACGTGGTGCGCTGCTTCGAAGATCCGGACATCAGCCATGTGGAGGGCAGCATCGACCCGGTCAGGGATGCCGGGATCGTCGAAATGGAGCTGCTCTTGAAAGACCTGGAGTCGATAGAAAAGCGCCTGGCGCGGGTAAAGAAACCGGCTGTTTCCGGGGATAGAATTGCTGCCGAGGAGCTGGCGGCCCTGCAGAAAGTTCAGCAGGGGCTGGACTCCGGCCACCTGGCCAGCACGATGGACCTGTCAAAAGCGGAGGGGAACCTGATCCGCCCTTTATTCCTGCTCACCTGTAAGCCTATTTTGTATGTGGCCAACGTTGGTGAGGCGGAGATGGAGCGCGGGGACCGTTCGCCGCAGATACAGGCCCTGTTCGATTTTGCCGCCCGGGAGAACAACCGGGCCATCCGCCTGTGCGGCCAGCTGGAGCAGGAAATCGCCCTGCTGGATGACCCGGAGAAGGCAGCCTTCGTTGAGGAATACCACCTCGGCGAGGCGGGACTCACCAAGCTCATCCACGCCGCTTACGACCTGCTGCAATACCAGACTTTCTTCACCTGCAATCCCAACGAGGCGCGGGCCTGGACCTTTCACCGGGGGGCCACCGCCTGGGACGCCGCCGGTACTGTCCATACCGACTTCCAGAAAGGCTTCATCAAGGCCGAGGTCTTCCATTACGACGACCTGGTCCGCCTGGGCTCGGAGAAGGCCGTGAAGGAAGCGGGCGTTGCCGGCCTGGAAGGGAAAGACTACCAGCTGCGGGATGGGGATGTGATCTATTTTAAATTCACAGGATAG
- a CDS encoding SIR2 family protein produces the protein MEIKRTIQDVVDTLRNVKDYDKKCTLLIGAGCSVEAGIPLADDFVTEIKDRYSGAYDRAKDKSYPHCMAQLAPGERKSLIAKYVDNATINWAHVAMACLIKKGYVDRVLTTNFDSLIVRACAQQGIFPAVYDFAVSPEFRPEDIPERAIFYLHGQRSGFVQYHTPQEMKKLSKVLAPLFLDAGRGRVWIVVGYSGRNDPVFNQLAAIPRFDYNLYWVCYKDSEPAMHVYKGLLTQDKYAFYVQGYDADDFLAVLAQNLGCFPPDLIQKPFSYLEAIFNTLTPYKLPTQETESDVTYEAKEMIRECKAKYEAETEGTGQPEEVSRAVQNANALMMAGEYDKVIAIRERFEAPLPEKLVDLIAWAYVMQGVTLGEQAMMKTGADAERLFALAYEKFESALKIKPDKHEALNNWGFAISNQAEQKTGEEADRL, from the coding sequence ATGGAAATTAAACGTACCATACAAGATGTAGTTGATACTCTGCGAAACGTTAAGGACTATGACAAAAAATGCACGTTGCTCATCGGGGCGGGCTGTTCCGTAGAGGCAGGAATCCCACTGGCAGACGATTTTGTAACTGAAATAAAAGATAGGTATTCAGGGGCGTATGATAGAGCAAAGGATAAGAGTTACCCTCATTGTATGGCTCAGCTTGCTCCTGGGGAGAGAAAATCACTTATCGCAAAATATGTTGATAACGCTACTATTAACTGGGCCCACGTTGCGATGGCATGCCTCATTAAGAAAGGATATGTTGACCGAGTCCTAACCACAAATTTCGACTCGCTAATTGTCAGAGCTTGCGCCCAGCAAGGTATTTTTCCTGCTGTTTACGATTTTGCCGTATCACCCGAATTCAGACCGGAAGATATACCCGAGCGCGCTATCTTTTACCTCCATGGACAGCGATCAGGATTTGTTCAGTACCATACCCCACAGGAAATGAAAAAACTCTCGAAGGTTTTAGCTCCCCTATTTCTAGATGCAGGTCGTGGCCGTGTATGGATAGTGGTCGGCTACAGTGGCCGGAACGATCCTGTTTTTAATCAGCTGGCGGCTATTCCTCGGTTTGATTATAATCTTTATTGGGTGTGCTATAAAGATAGTGAACCAGCAATGCATGTATACAAGGGATTACTTACCCAAGATAAATACGCATTTTATGTTCAGGGGTATGACGCCGATGATTTCTTAGCCGTATTAGCACAAAATTTGGGATGTTTTCCGCCTGATTTAATACAAAAACCATTTTCATACCTGGAGGCGATTTTTAATACTCTTACACCCTATAAGTTGCCAACACAAGAAACAGAATCTGATGTAACCTACGAGGCCAAGGAAATGATTCGTGAGTGTAAGGCTAAATATGAAGCAGAAACGGAAGGTACCGGCCAGCCTGAGGAGGTTTCAAGGGCCGTTCAAAACGCAAATGCTCTAATGATGGCAGGAGAATATGATAAAGTAATTGCCATCAGAGAAAGATTTGAGGCCCCGCTCCCCGAAAAACTGGTTGACCTGATTGCATGGGCCTACGTGATGCAGGGCGTTACTCTCGGTGAACAGGCGATGATGAAGACTGGAGCTGATGCGGAACGCCTGTTTGCCCTGGCGTATGAGAAGTTCGAGT